One Capsicum annuum cultivar UCD-10X-F1 chromosome 2, UCD10Xv1.1, whole genome shotgun sequence genomic window carries:
- the LOC107858407 gene encoding zinc finger CCCH domain-containing protein 41: MELRDSSPKPVFSTSDCDSDPEEKEISDDDDRNHKHRRRETRSQSADTEALEPVLSRPFRKRNKPFENGRPYQEGDSHWSDTRFGKRRGMGSFNRTPSDSYQRMRPNQSLSGPAGPGRGRGRGSGSWGPCESRFSSIDMASQLVPPLLYTGRGLQNVSGGQSSPWNAFGMVPGIPNGGLPAMSMVIPRQMCRDFEERGFCLRGDMCPLEHGINRIVVEDVQSLSQFNLPVSLPIAPMMAPNTSQGSLPAIGPSSSSVTGKTLHSKSIHPLVIDGGLGMTDTFGGSSVAGGSDLYDPDQPLWSNDHPATSRALLDVKQSKIDGMGLLLNADSSDHNQVGLYDGCKLERLDRGAGAASGSQSVWGRISSSKNKFEPFSSTKGVTRHGKQTNVDTINPQMLESSSEPQIGSGRNMRNPSQKALRSLFIRGIPQKDNKPEALHSHFQKFGEVIDIYIPAKGEQAFVQFSKREEAEAALKAPDAVMGNRFIKLFWANRDSIMDDGVNGGSYFPRSETPSTVLPHLSVPHKRKDNLQTVAPKTAENGVVPVATSVLPKPVAKNGPKTTPPLQKKLGALELLKEEMRKKQEMLEQKRNEFRHKLDKLEKQAVGVKDEVVPDQAVKKPKGGGTSSNSGEVENSGPAEPSNAVSSPHSEATPFSSRSTENAEPGCSKSSSIVAAQEASNLKQSIRPLAPVGAPFILNRYKLDNRPTAFKILPPLPSGLANVDILKEHFSTFGDLPSVELEDLEPQDCNSGSEVQNTSARISFRSRRSAERAYLNGKCWQDQTLHFMWLQSSNSAKDLGVGENVTPTSKQPSDAGENVTPASKQPSVANGQSIANNCLGGSEEGSGAGSGEPEEQERRGDE; the protein is encoded by the exons ATGGAACTTAGAGATTCATCTCCAAAGCCAGTATTTTCAACTTCTGATTGCGACAGTGATCCCGAGGAGAAAGAAATTAGTGATGACGATGACCGTAATCATAAGCATCGTAGAAGGGAAACACGTTCACAGTCTGCAGACACAGAAGCTCTTGAACCAGTTTTAAGTAGACCATTCAGGAAAAGGAACAAGCCGTTTGAAAATGGGCGTCCATACCAGGAAGGAGATTCTCACTGGAGTGATACTAGGTTTGGTAAAAGACGAGGAATGGGTTCTTTTAATAGGACACCTTCAGATTCATATCAGAGAATGAGGCCAAATCAGTCCCTTTCTGGACCTGCTGGTCCTGGTAGAGGTCGAGGAAGAGGATCTGGTTCTTGGGGTCCCTGTGAATCTAGGTTCAGCTCTATTGATATGGCATCTCAGTTGGTGCCACCTCTTCTTTATACTGGAAGGGGGCTGCAAAATGTGTCTGGTGGACAGAGTTCGCCTTGGAATGCATTTGGAATGGTTCCAGGAATACCCAATGGTGGTCTTCCTGCCATGAGTATGGTAATTCCAAGGCAAATGTGTAGAGACTTCGAGGAGCGTGGATTTTGCCTAAGAGGAGATATGTGCCCACTGGAGCATGGAATAAATCGTATCGTTGTTGAAGATGTTCAG agcctttctcagtttaaTCTTCCTGTTTCACTTCCCATTGCTCCTATGATGGCACCAAATACTTCACAAGGATCTTTACCTGCAATAGGCCCCTCTAGCTCATCAGTTACTGGAAAAACTTTACATAGCAAAAGTATCCACCCTCTGGTGATTGACGGTGGATTAGGTATGACTGATACTTTTGGTGGTAGTTCTGTGGCTGGGGGATCTGATTTGTATGATCCTGATCAGCCTTTATGGTCAAATGATCATCCTGCAACCTCAAGAGCACTCTTGGATGTAAAGCAGTCTAAAATTGATGGCATGGGACTTTTGCTGAATGCGGACTCGTCTGATCATAATCAGGTTGGGCTTTATGATGGCTGTAAACTTGAGCGTCTAGATAGAGGTGCTGGAGCAGCTTCAGGATCTCAAAGTGTGTGGGGAAGAATTAGTAGTTCGAAAAATAAGTTTGAACCATTTAGCAGCACTAAGGGTGTAACCCGTCATGGTAAGCAAACAAATGTAGATACCATAAACCCGCAAATGTTGGAATCATCTTCAGAGCCCCAAATTGGTTCTGGACGCAATATGCGGAACCCATCTCAAAAGGCACTTCGTTCTCTATTTATAAGAGGGATTCCTCAAAAAGACAACAAACCAGAAGCTCTTCATTCACATTTTCAAAAATTCGGGGAAGTTATTGACATCTACATCCCAGCAAAAGGTGAACAAGCTTTTGTTCAATTTTCTAAGAGGGAAGAAGCTGAGGCTGCTTTAAAAGCACCAGATGCAGTGATGGGAAACCGCTTTATAAAGCTTTTCTGGGCAAACAGGGATAGCATTATGGATGATGGAGTAAATGGTGGTAGTTATTTTCCCCGCAGTGAGACCCCTAGTACAGTTCTACCCCATTTATCTGTTCCTCATAAAAGAAAAGACAATCTGCAGACTGTAGCCCCCAAAACTGCTGAAAATGGTGTTGTTCCAGTTGCCACCTCTGTTCTGCCCAAGCCTGTGGCTAAGAATGGTCCCAAAACTACACCACCTTTGCAAAAAAAGCTGGGAGCTCTAGAACTTCTGAAGGAAGAAATGCGCAAGAAGCAGGAAATGCTTGAGCAAAAGCGGAATGAGTTCCGACACAAGTTGGATAAACTTGAGAAGCAA GCTGTGGGTGTGAAAGATGAGGTAGTGCCAGATCAGGCTGTGAAGAAACCAAAGGGAGGAGGAACAAGTTCCAACTCTGGTGAAGTGGAAAATTCAGGCCCCGCAGAACCTAGCAATGCTGTGTCATCACCACATTCTGAAGCAACACCGTTTAGTAGCAGATCTACTGAGAATGCCGAGCCCGGTTGTTCTAAATCATCTTCGATTGTTGCAGCACAGGAAGCTTCAAACTTGAAGCAGTCAATCCGTCCATTGGCACCAGTTGGCGCACCGTTTATCTTAAATAGATACAAACTAGATAATCGACCCACCGCATTCAAGATCCTTCCACCACTGCCAAGTGGTCTGGCAAAt GTTGACATCCTGAAGGAACACTTCTCTACATTTGGTGATCTTCCTTCTGTTGAGCTGGAAGATTTGGAACCTCAAGATTGTAATAGTGGCTCAGAGGTGCAAAATACATCTGCTAGGATATCTTTCCGATCACGTCGGTCTGCTGAAAGAGCATATCTGAATGGTAAATGCTGGCAAGACCAAACTCTGCACTTTATGTGGTTGCAATCCAGTAATTCTGCAAAGGATCTTGGCGTTGGAGAAAATGTAACTCCAACTTCAAAGCAGCCTTCAGATGCTGGAGAAAATGTGACTCCAGCTTCAAAGCAGCCTTCAGTTGCTAACGGGCAATCCATTGCAAACAATTGTCTGGGTGGTTCCGAGGAAGGAAGCGGAGCAGGGAGTGGTGAACCtgaagaacaagaaagaagaggagaTGAATGA